DNA sequence from the Bacteroidia bacterium genome:
TACATTTTTCCTATTCCTCTATTAAGAGGTGCACTTTTTCTACCAAGCATAATTAAATCATTGCCATAAATTTTTAATCTTGAGGACTCTCCTATTAAACCTATATTTTGACTAACGGGTACATCTATTTGATACCAAGTATCATTGGTATTGTTTCTATAAACTACTCTAAAACTTTTTGTGAAGTCGTCGTAAAAGCCAATGTAGTACTTGTTAGGTGCAATTGCTAAGGTAGTGTGGGAAAAGCTGGTCAAAGCGACATAGACGCGCTCTTTTATCCAGCTTGTTCCTTTTTTGAACATACATTCTACTGCATTAGCCGAATTGTTGTAATACACGATTACAGGATTATTAGCAACATCAAATTTTAAGTCTATATACTTACCTACAATATCAGGATTAGTTTCAAATAAGGTAGTATCCTTCCAATCATTAGGTATAGATGGGTGCGGATAAGCATATTTAACTTTGTTGGTATTAAAATTTTGATATGCGATGTGAGGTTTTCCTGTGTTGTCCAAAGCTAAACTAATAAAAGAACCTACGTTGAATACATTTGCAGAATCAACAATTTGCTTATTCCATGTAACCCCCTCATCGTCAGAGTAGGCGTACCATACCTGTTGTTTTGTACCAATAGCTCTATAAGCTACGTGGTACCGATTAGTAACAGGATGAATAACAAAACTCAAGTTTGTACCTACGTCAAAGCCCGAAGTACTATCTACTACGCTAATTTGCCAGTTTGTGCCATTATATTTTGCCATTTTTAAGTCTTTTTTGGTAAGATCATAATACATCATAACAGGATACTTTCCATTATTGTGGTTAAATTGCAGTTTGACAAATCGCCCTACATTTCCAATACTATCCACTTTTTCGGTAATCCAAGGGGCGCTTAACCCTTTACGCTGAGTGTAGTATAAATCCCCATAAGTGCTTTCGTAAAATGCTACTTGAATAGTATCATTTGCAACATTTCTATAATCAGAAAAAGAACCAATATTTTGAGTAAAGTCTATGTAAGAGAATGTCCAAGTATTTCCTAAATCATTGCTGTAAGCGATTTTAGGATATTGACCGACAGCATCGTAGTATGCTACCATTACCTTATTATTATGGTAGCCGATAGCTATTTTTCGGGACATAAAAGGTTCAGAAGTAATCGTTTTTGTTATCCAAGTATGTCCTGTGTCAATAGACATAGCGAACTTCAAAAGCTGAGTAGTAGGTTGATAATAAGCCACAAATACAGTGTCATTTCCTTTAACATAAAAATCGTTCCAGGTGGCTCCTGGAGCTACAGCTACACGGTAGATAGAGTTATTACTACGCATACGTGCAAAAAGTAGCGTATCGGAATAAGCCGTGCTGTATCTAAATTTATTGTATGTCATGTAGCGAGAGTTGTCTGTATGAATGTAAAAATTAGCATATCCTAGCCCAAAGTGGGTTAGACCCACATCAAAATTGGTCATGAAATCAGGATTACTATCACAATGAGCGATAGCAGCGGGATTTTGAACACAAGCAGAGTCTATTTTACTTGTACCGTTTTTTATCCATATTGTGTCTATTGTAGGGTGCTGTTTGTAATAATATAAATCACTAAAATCGCTAGTAGCAATTATCTCAATTCTTTGGTTAGTAGGATTTATACACGATGCTACGTATTCTCCAATTGCACGAGGTGCATATTGAGTATTCACACCTGTACAACAATTTCTATCCCAAGGGTGTAAAGCAAAAGCACTATAACCTGAATTTTCCACATAGGTGCCATAAATCTGCTGATTTTTCCATTGTGTACCACTTTTCCAAGCATGATGTAAGTCTAAATCCCATTCTCTTGGAAAGATAGTTTTGAAACGATTGTCATAGTACAGTAAATGGGGTATATTGCCTGTAGCATCTATTTGCAAGCTTAATCTAAAAGTTTGTACGGCATCATCTGTACCTGCTTTATCTAAAACCACTTCTGGAGTGGACCATGTACCTGACTTTTTGTGAATGTATAAAATTTGTCCTGCGGCACCTGTTCCTGCG
Encoded proteins:
- a CDS encoding T9SS type A sorting domain-containing protein, whose translation is MRYFLILLFLHFASQGLIHAQWNYEDIISSLTANAGLYIDWKKDATGAYHAAYLDQQNTVLTYAYLGPSSTTWIKEIADPTPNTGYYPSIAIDGNNKPHIAYVKKLPAGTGAAGQILYIHKKSGTWSTPEVVLDKAGTDDAVQTFRLSLQIDATGNIPHLLYYDNRFKTIFPREWDLDLHHAWKSGTQWKNQQIYGTYVENSGYSAFALHPWDRNCCTGVNTQYAPRAIGEYVASCINPTNQRIEIIATSDFSDLYYYKQHPTIDTIWIKNGTSKIDSACVQNPAAIAHCDSNPDFMTNFDVGLTHFGLGYANFYIHTDNSRYMTYNKFRYSTAYSDTLLFARMRSNNSIYRVAVAPGATWNDFYVKGNDTVFVAYYQPTTQLLKFAMSIDTGHTWITKTITSEPFMSRKIAIGYHNNKVMVAYYDAVGQYPKIAYSNDLGNTWTFSYIDFTQNIGSFSDYRNVANDTIQVAFYESTYGDLYYTQRKGLSAPWITEKVDSIGNVGRFVKLQFNHNNGKYPVMMYYDLTKKDLKMAKYNGTNWQISVVDSTSGFDVGTNLSFVIHPVTNRYHVAYRAIGTKQQVWYAYSDDEGVTWNKQIVDSANVFNVGSFISLALDNTGKPHIAYQNFNTNKVKYAYPHPSIPNDWKDTTLFETNPDIVGKYIDLKFDVANNPVIVYYNNSANAVECMFKKGTSWIKERVYVALTSFSHTTLAIAPNKYYIGFYDDFTKSFRVVYRNNTNDTWYQIDVPVSQNIGLIGESSRLKIYGNDLIMLGRKSAPLNRGIGKMYAANGLNILGEVISGAGEVHVAESTSPESNLIIYENYPNPAESYNQLSIGLTAPQEVEISLYDYLGRHIQYVQELTYLPAGTHNITLNTSHLPSGTYMYVIRTANKIYTQKLLIAH